From Panicum hallii strain FIL2 chromosome 2, PHallii_v3.1, whole genome shotgun sequence, a single genomic window includes:
- the LOC112880879 gene encoding uncharacterized protein LOC112880879 — MVGIYVDDLIITGGDDAELKVFKEDMKRQFQMSDLGTLSYYLGIEVCQGPSGITVSQKRYAHKLVEKAGMVGCNPSSTPMEPRLKLLKESTAPPVDATAYRSIVGGLRYSRPGDTLQAWCQEDAASTARKVVALSSCEAEYIAAATATCQGVWLLLLLVDLLDVEASAPVLRVDNKSAISLIKYPVHHDRTKHIDIKYHYVRECAERGLIDVQFIGTAEQLGDIFTKALSRLKYDELQSKIGLTKLLSTGNRT, encoded by the exons ATGGTCGGCATCTACGTCGACGATCTTATCATCACCGGTGGCGACGATGCAGAGCTCAAGGTGTTCAAGGAAGACATGAAGAGGCAGTTCCAGATGAGCGACCTAGGCACACTGTCATACTATCTTGGCATTGAAGTGTGCCAGGGGCCATCAGGGATCACTGTCTCCCAGAAGCGGTACGCGCACAAGCTAGTGGAGAAGGCCGGCATGGTCGGCTGCAATCCTAGCTCCACGCCGATGGAGCCTCGGCTCAAGCTACTCAAGGAGAGTACAGCTCCACCTGTTGACGCCACAGCCTACCGGAGTATCGTCGGGGGACTCAG GTACAGCAGGCCTGGGGATACACTACAAGCATGGTGTCAGGAGGATGCCGCCTCTACTGCACGG AAGGTGGTGGCCCTTTCATCGTGCGAGGCGGAGTACATCGCGGCAGCGACCGCAACCTGCCAAGGTGTCTGGCTATTGCTCCTCCTCGTGGACCTGCTCGACGTTGAGGCTAGCGCGCCAGTGCTACGGGTGGACAACAAGTCCGCCATCTCCCTCATCAAGTACCCAGTACACCATGACCGGACGAAGCACATCGACATCAAGTATCACTACGTCCGGGAGTGTGCTGAGCGAGGCCTGATCGATGTTCAGTTCATCGGAACGGCGGAGCAGCTGGGTGACATCTTCACCAAGGCCCTCAGTCGACTCAAGTATGACGAGCTGCAGAGCAAGATCGGCCTCACCAAACTTCTCTCCACCGGCAACAGGACTTAG
- the LOC112883514 gene encoding ruBisCO large subunit-binding protein subunit alpha-like yields the protein MYLTAVSFATAAGFSSSSRQLLPRPARVAPRRRLVVRADVKVISTGEACRRGLAAGIDKLADAVAVTLGPKGRNVVIDQDDVPKVINDGVTIAKAIELPNALEHAGASLLQEIASKTNSAVGDGTTTAIVLAREIINLGLLAVATGANPVALRRGIDKAVHELIKILKSKCIPVSTKEDIKAVASISSGNDEYVGNLIADALEKIGPDGIIKIESSSSIYTTVEVQEGMKIDKGYLSPHFITNHDKAIVEFENARVLLTDQRVNEVQEILPLLEKTTQLSVPLLIIAEDVSHTVYSTLVLNKLNGLLNVAVVKCPGLGDEKKAILQDIAIMTGADFFASDLGWGLHGITSDQLGMAQKITITSESTTIIAHPSMGPEIEARIMQLKKDVEETTSSYLKERFSARIAKLSRGVGVIKVGAATEAELEDRKLRVEDAKNATFAAIGEGITPGGGVTYVHLSKHIPSIMDLVDDLEEKIGVNIVGKALLVPAMTIARNAGADGSAVVERLLASEWRVGYNAMTDKFEDLVAAGVVDPCRVARCVLQNSASIAGLILMTQAMMFDKIKKKKSPIPEIPGIPPLQISQKAKV from the exons ATGTACCTCACCGCCGTTTCCTTCGCCACCGCAGCCGGCTTCTCGTCCTCATCCAGGCAGCTGCTGCCCAGGCCGGCCAGGgtcgccccccgccgccgcctggtgGTGCGGGCAGACGTCAAGGTCATATCTACCGGCGAGGCCTGCCGCCGCGGGCTCGCCGCCGGCATCGACAAGCTCGCCGACGCCGTTGCGGTCACCCTCGGTCCGAAAG GGAGGAATGTTGTTATTGATCAAGATGATGTCCCTAAAGTAATTAACGATGGCGTTACAATTGCCAAGGCTATAGAGCTCCCCAATGCGCTTGAGCATGCGGGTGCCTCACTACTTCAAGAG ATAGCATCCAAGACAAATAGTGCTGTTGGCGATGGAACTACAACAGCTATTGTTTTGGCTCGGGAAATCATCAATCTTGGGTTGTTGGCAGTTGCCACTGGTGCTAATCCAGTTGCCTTGAGAAGGGGTATTGACAAAGCTGTTCATGAGCTAATCAAGATCTTGAAGAGTAAATGTATTCCTGTGAGTACAAAGGAGGACATAAAAG CTGTTGCTTCAATATCTTCTGGCAATGATGAATATGTTGGCAATCTCATTGCTGATGCATTGGAGAAGATAGGTCCTGATGGTATAATAAAAATTGAGTCATCATCTTCGATATATACTACAGTTGAGGTGCAGGAAGGAATGAAG ATAGACAAGGGATATCTTTCTCCACATTTCATCACAAATCATGACAAGGCGATTGTTGAATTTGAAAATGCAAGAGTGCTCTTAACTGATCAGCGTGTGAACGAAGTCCAGGAGATACTTCCTTTACTGGAGAAGACGACACAGTTGAGTGTCCCTTTATTAATTATTGCTGAGGATGTATCACATACAGTGTATTCAACACTGGTTCTTAACAAACTGAATGGATTGCTAAATGTTGCGGTTGTTAAATGTCCTGGTTTGGGAGATGAAAAGAAGGCTATTCTCCAAGATATTGCTATCATGACAG GTGCAGATTTCTTTGCTAGTGACCTTGGCTGGGGTCTTCACGGCATTACTTCTGATCAGCTAGGTATGGCTCAGAAGATCACCATAACTAGTGAATCAACGACTATCATTGCACATCCTTCGATGGGACCAGAGATTGAGGCCAGAATCATGCAATTGAAGAAAGATGTTGAGGAGACAACGAGTTCCTATCTAAAAGAAAGGTTCTCTGCAAGAATTGCTAAACTCTCACGTGGTGTTGGAGTTATTAAG GTTGGGGCAGCCACTGAAGCTGAACTTGAGGATAGGAAGCTGAGAGTGGAGGATGCAAAGAATGCGACTTTTGCAGCCATTGGTGAAGGCATAACTCCTGGCGGTGGTGTGACATATGTTCATTTATCAAAGCATATTCCTAGTATCATGGATCTCGTGGACGACCTGGAAGAGAAGATAGGTGTAAATATAGTTGGGAAG GCACTTCTTGTACCTGCTATGACGATAGCTCGCAATGCCGGGGCTGACGGTTCAGCTGTTGTAGAGAGACTTCTTGCGAGTGAGTGGCGAGTTGGGTACAACGCGATGACTGATAAGTTTGAAGACCTTGTTGCTGCTGGTGTGGTAGACCCATGCAGGGTCGCCAGATGTGTGCTTCAGAATTCAGCCTCTATCGCAGGACTAATTCTTATGACCCAAGCTATGATGTTTGACAAAATAAAGAAGAAAAAGTCCCCCATCCCGGAGATTCCTGGCATTCCACCGTTGCAGATAAGCCAAAAGGCCAAGGTTTGA
- the LOC112883512 gene encoding probable protein S-acyltransferase 19 yields MARKHGWQLPAHTLQIVAIAVFFLLVVAFYAFFAPFLGTQVLEYVVIGVYTPVALAVFILYIRCTSINPADPGIMSKFEDGFINVPANSAGIEGTNLPQKANNATGTNSPTSTCRSSLDGHSSQRGSSIGETNINLGSQQPKKRSSCWLLGGLLCAIFIKEDCRKPDDSEQQANGEEALFCTLCNAEVRKFSKHCRSCDKCVDGFDHHCRWLNNCVGRKNYFTFLALMAISLIWLAIEFAAGIAVIVLCFVDKNASRNIQDKLGNGLTPAPFAVIVGIFTLLSLVACIPLGELFFFHIILIRKGITTYDYVVAMRAMSEAAPEDEEGANIIYSPSNSATTGFSVGSSLGLHHKGAWCTPPRIFIDHDEVIPHLDPGMVPSTVDPDAAGYADRANKAKKAVKISARSLAKLDKNEVMKAAAKARASSSVLRPIDTRRGHEADAVSSGNASIRSSMSVDYSGTKESNSEMRLSPLQNSYPQSLASQDDYETGTQTASSLSSPVHIHKLATHSQFSAAPHPPPPERPAPGMMRPPVPTSQITNPGIPRPPVPTTQITNPMFQSATSYVRENRRASVVWDQEAGRYVSVPAQTRMGPGVEQAARNPRFLANPSGEPSSHGRSLAPGNTSSSAMPSGQPSERLTYSGQSIFFGGPILSTPGINAQRNETAARARPEGSRDPNAQQRDIRGEKARTGSLPVFAPGAFQKNPPFDK; encoded by the exons ATGGCGCGAAAGCACGGCTGGCAgctcccggcccacaccctgcAG ATTGTTGCAATTGCGGTTTTCTTCCTTCTGGTGGTTGCGTTTTATGCCTTCTTTGCACCGTTTTTGGGAACACAAGTCCTTGAGTATGTCGTGATCGGTGTTTATACTCCTGTG GCACTTGCGGTTTTCATCCTTTACATCCGATGCACAAGTATAAACCCTGCGGATCCTGGGATCATGTCAAAATTTGAGGATGGATTTATCAATGTACCTGCTAACAGTGCTGGAATCGAAGGCACGAATTTGCCCCAGAAAGCAAACAATGCTACTGGAACAAACTCTCCAACATCTACTTGTAGAAGCTCTCTGGATGGGCATTCTAGTCAGAGAGGTTCATCTATAGGGGAGACAAACATAAATCTAGGATCACAACAACCAAAGAAAAGGTCAAGCTGTTGGTTGCTAGGTGGCCTTCTGTGTGCTATATTTATCAAGGAGGACTGCCGGAAACCTGATGACTCAGAACAACAAGCAAATGGTGAAGAGGCTCTGTTTTGCACATTATGTAATGCTGAG GTTCGCAAATTCAGCAAACACTGCAGAAGTTGTGACAAGTGTGTGGATGGATTTGATCATCATTGTCGG TGGCTAAATAACTGTGTTGGGCGGAAGAACTATTTCACGTTTCTTGCTCTGATGGCAATCAGTCTTATCTGG CTTGCAATTGAATTTGCAGCGGGCATTGCTGTTATAGTACTCTGCTTTGTTGATAAGAATGCATCAAGAAACATCCAAGACAAGTTGGGGAATGGCTTGACTCCTGCTCCATTTGCTGTTATTGTG GGCATATTTACGTTACTTTCATTGGTGGCCTGCATACCTTTGGGGGAACTTTTCTTCTTCCACATAATATTGATAAGAAAG GGGATCACAACTTACGACTATGTTGTTGCAATGAGAGCTATGAGTGAGGCAGCTCCAGAGGACGAGGAAGGAGCAAACATCATTTACTCCCCATCAAATTCAGCGACAACTGGGTTCAGTGTAGGaagttcacttggtcttcaccATAAGGGTGCTTGGTGTACACCTCCAAGGATATTTATTGATCAT GATGAAGTGATCCCGCATTTGGATCCTGGAATGGTGCCTTCAACCGTGGACCCTGATGCTGCTGGATATGCTGATAGAGCAAACAAAGCCAAAAAGGCAGTCAAAATCAGTGCTCGGAGCCTTGCAAAGCTGGATAAAAATGAGGTAATGAAAGCTGCTGCAAAAGCTCGGGCATCATCCTCTGTTCTGCGACCAATTGATACCCGTCGCGGTCATGAAGCTGATGCTGTCTCCAGTGGCAATGCAAGCATCAGGAGTAGCATGAGTGTCGACTACAGTGGCACAAAGGAATCAAATAGTGAAATGAGACTTTCTCCACTTCAGAATTCATACCCCCAAAGTCTAGCAAGCCAGGACGACTATGAGACCGGCACACAAACTGCGAGCAGTTTAAGTAGCCCAGTCCACATCCACAAGCTTGCCACTCACTCTCAGTTCAGTGCAGCACCTCACCCTCCACCACCTGAAAGGCCTGCACCAGGGATGATGCGGCCACCTGTTCCCACCTCACAAATAACCAACCCAGGGATACCGCGGCCACCTGTTCCCACCACACAAATAACCAACCCGATGTTCCAGTCAGCTACATCTTATGTTCGAGAGAACCGAAGGGCCTCCGTCGTCTGGGATCAAGAGGCTGGTCGGTATGTGTCGGTTCCTGCTCAAACAAGAATGGGACCTGGCGTCGAGCAGGCAGCAAGAAACCCACGTTTCTTGGCAAACCCAAGTGGCGAGCCAAGCAGCCATGGGAGGAGCCTTGCACCTGGGAACACCTCATCCTCAGCGATGCCATCAGGGCAGCCATCGGAGAGGCTGACGTATTCTGGGCAGTCGATATTCTTCGGTGGCCCCATCCTGAGCACCCCTGGCATCAACGCACAGAGGAATGAGACAGCTGCAAGAGCACGCCCCGAGGGAAGCAGAGATCCTAACGCCCAGCAGCGTGACATCCGGGGCGAGAAAGCACGGACAGGTTCCTTGCCAGTGTTTGCTCCTGGAGCGTTTCAGAAGAACCCGCCGTTTGACAAGTGA